One Spinacia oleracea cultivar Varoflay chromosome 4, BTI_SOV_V1, whole genome shotgun sequence DNA segment encodes these proteins:
- the LOC130471817 gene encoding uncharacterized protein: MAFEKRIGSTVRHIKIVDINECMHECGVEDIKSVGNLFTWNNKHQGATRVFSNLDRVLANAEWQRCFMSEEVCFMNEGEFDNSPCLITVYPSATRGRKPFKYFTMWKASPKFLDLVQNQWNVQIQGSKIYVPKAKIDWIKAGNENTALFHQSIKSRNTHNKVYNIHDMDGNWRDTPVVQDGPLVTDAHKAILNAPYTREEVKHALFSIPGVKAPGPDGFGSYFYRDAWSVVGDDVIDVVLDGFVHGKLLKEINHTVITLIPKIKCPKNDLVKQYGRENVKPSCLMKVDLQKAYDTVDWGLLHEMLNLLGFLNNFVKLVMEILHRMSSMPQFQFHPRCKDVRLSHLFFADGLILCCKGDYASIYLLLQAFKLFSKTSGSSLPFKYLGVPIFSKKITTAQCGVLVEKMTARIKVWSTRNLSYTARMQLINYVLISFHMYWSQIYILPRSVLQKIVKICRAFLWSGHSYSTKTSNIKWNKVCCEKQAGGLGFKNVLRTLEYS, encoded by the exons ATGGCATTTGAAAAGAGAATTGGTAGTACAGTCAGGCATATTAAGATTGTTGACATAAATGAGTGTATGCATGAATGTGGAGTGGAAGATATTAAGAGTGTGGGGAATCTGTTTACTTGGAACAATAAACACCAAGGGGCAACTAGGGTGTTTTCTAATCTGGATAGAGTGCTTGCTAATGCTGAGTGGCAGAGGTGCTTTATGTCTGAAGAAGTTTGTTTCATGAATGAAGGAGAGTTTGATAATTCTCCTTGTTTAATTACTGTCTACCCTAGTGCCACAAGGGGTAGAAAACCCTTTAAATACTTCACTATGTGGAAAGCTTCCCCCAAGTTTCTTGACTTGGTTCAGAACCAATGGAATGTGCAGATTCAAGGGAGTAAAATCTATGTGCCA AAGGCAAAGATTGATTGGATTAAAGCTGGTAATGAAAACACAGCTCTCTTCCATCAGAGTATCAAGAGTAGGAACACTCATAACAAAGTGTATAACATTCATGATATGGATGGAAACTGGAGGGATACCCCA GTAGTTCAGGATGGGCCATTAGTTACTGATGCTCACAAAGCTATTTTAAATGCTCCTTACACTAGGGAAGAAGTCAAGCATGCTCTTTTCTCTATTCCAGGAGTTAAAGCTCCTGGCCCTGATGGATTTGGTTCTTACTTCTACAGAGATGCTTGGTCTGTTGTAGGGGATGATGTGATTGATGTTGTGCTGGATGGTTTTGTTCATGGTAAGCTGTTAAAGGAGATAAACCATACCGTGATCACTTTAATTCCAAAGATAAAATGTCCTAAGAAT GATTTGGTGAAGCAGTATGGTAGGGAAAATGTTAAACCTAGCTGCTTAATGAAGGTGGATCTCCAAAAAGCATATGACACTGTGGATTGGGGTCTTCTTCATGAAATGCTGAATTTATTAGGTTTTCTTAATAATTTTGTGAAGCTAGTGATGGA AATTCTTCATAGAATGAGCAGCATGCCTCAATTCCAGTTCCATCCAAGGTGTAAGGATGTCAGGCTCTCACACTTATTCTTTGCTGATGGCCTTATTCTATGTTGTAAAGGTGATTATGCTTCCATCTATCTTCTGCTCCAAGCTTTTAAGCTTTTTTCTAAGACTTCTGG AAGTTCTTTACCCTTTAAGTATTTGGGTGTTCCTATTTTCTCTAAGAAGATCACAACTGCCCAATGTGGGGTGTTGGTTGAAAAAATGACAGCTAGAATCAAAGTTTGGAGTACTAGAAATTTGTCCTACACTGCAAGAATGCAATTGATCAATTATGTGTTGATCAGTTTCCATATGTATTGGTCTCAAATTTATATTCTGCCTAGGAGTGTGTTGCAGAAAATAGTCAAAATTTGTAGAGCCTTCTTATGGAGTGGTCATTCTTATAGTACAAAGACAAGCAATATAAAATGGAATAAGGTGTGTTGTGAGAAACAAGCTGGAGGTTTAGGTTTCAAAAATGTTTTACGTACTCTGGAATACAGCTAA